A section of the Pan paniscus chromosome 7, NHGRI_mPanPan1-v2.0_pri, whole genome shotgun sequence genome encodes:
- the LOC100991783 gene encoding neutrophil defensin 1, with translation MRTLAILAAILLVALQAQAEPLQARADEVAAAPEQIPADNPEVVVSLAWDESLAPKHPGSRKNVACYCRIPACLAGERRYGTCIYQGRLWAFCC, from the exons ATGAGGACCCTCGCCATCCTTGCTGCCATTCTCCTGGTGGCCCTGCAGGCCCAGGCTGAGCCACTCCAGGCAAGAGCTGATGAGGTTGCTGCAGCCCCGGAGCAGATTCCAGCGGACAACCCAGAAGTGGTTGTTTCCCTTGCATGGGACGAAAGCTTGGCTCCAAAGCATCCAG GCTCAAGGAAAAACGTGGCCTGCTATTGCAGAATACCAGCGTGCCTTGCAGGAGAACGTCGCTATGGAACCTGCATCTACCAGGGAAGACTCTGGGCATTCTGCTGCTGA